Proteins encoded within one genomic window of Couchioplanes caeruleus:
- the pstA gene encoding phosphate ABC transporter permease PstA produces MSLLERETPGVVMTPDNIRSRKLPVAADLGIAVLALMLSAAVVLGLGIGNWVLVVVLGVVFYLTGLFFGASRVEGRRSARNRMWRAAIYVACMLAILPLASVVWTLVSKGAARLDANFFGTSMNNIGARDPNGGAYHAIIGTLEQVGLATLMAVPLGVLGAIYLVEYGRGRFALTVRFFVDVMTGIPSIVAGLFVLAFWVLIVSPWFNNGTPRFSGFAASLALTVLMLPTIVRSTEEMLRLVPGPLREGAYALGVPQWKTIVKVVLPTALPGIVTGIMLAVARAAGETAPVLLVAGGAAAINFDPFGGNQSSLSLFVYQQAGDASKYAPDRAWTAALTLVALVLVLTIAAKLLARRNRLT; encoded by the coding sequence ATGAGCCTGCTTGAGCGTGAGACGCCGGGCGTCGTCATGACGCCGGACAACATCCGGTCGCGGAAACTGCCGGTCGCCGCCGACCTCGGCATCGCGGTCCTGGCCCTGATGCTGTCGGCGGCGGTCGTCCTCGGCCTGGGCATCGGCAACTGGGTGCTCGTCGTCGTCCTCGGCGTCGTCTTCTACCTGACCGGCCTCTTCTTCGGGGCGAGCCGGGTCGAGGGCCGCCGCTCCGCGCGCAACCGCATGTGGCGGGCCGCGATCTACGTCGCCTGCATGCTCGCGATCCTGCCGCTGGCCTCGGTGGTGTGGACGCTGGTCTCCAAGGGCGCCGCCCGGCTGGACGCCAACTTCTTCGGCACGTCGATGAACAACATCGGCGCCCGGGACCCCAACGGCGGCGCATACCACGCGATCATCGGCACGCTGGAGCAGGTCGGCCTCGCCACCCTGATGGCCGTGCCGCTGGGTGTGCTCGGCGCGATCTACCTGGTCGAGTACGGCCGCGGCCGGTTCGCCCTGACGGTCCGCTTCTTCGTCGACGTCATGACCGGCATCCCGTCGATCGTCGCCGGCCTGTTCGTCCTGGCGTTCTGGGTGCTCATCGTCAGCCCGTGGTTCAACAACGGCACACCGCGGTTCTCCGGCTTCGCCGCCTCGCTGGCGCTGACGGTGCTGATGCTGCCCACGATCGTGCGGTCCACCGAGGAGATGCTGCGGCTCGTGCCCGGGCCGCTGCGCGAGGGTGCGTACGCGCTGGGCGTGCCCCAGTGGAAGACGATCGTGAAGGTCGTCCTCCCCACCGCCCTGCCCGGCATCGTCACCGGCATCATGCTCGCGGTCGCCCGCGCCGCCGGCGAGACCGCGCCGGTGCTGCTCGTCGCCGGCGGCGCGGCGGCGATCAACTTCGACCCGTTCGGCGGCAACCAGTCGTCGCTGTCGCTCTTCGTCTACCAGCAGGCCGGCGACGCCTCGAAGTACGCGCCGGACCGCGCCTGGACGGCAGCGCTGACGCTGGTCGCCCTGGTCCTCGTCCTGACCATCGCAGCGAAGCTGCTCGCCCGCCGCAACCGGCTGACCTGA
- the pstS gene encoding phosphate ABC transporter substrate-binding protein PstS, producing MKLQRYYVAGIALTTTLALAACGSDNTDTSAAPGASAAKGNCTAGQLTAQGSSAQKNAMDEWIKTYQGQCGADTKIGYESTGSGAGIQAFIAGTADFVGSDSALKPEEQPQADAKCPGGQALHLPMVTGPIAVVYNVDGVENLQLSASTLAKIFSNKITKWNDPAIAAENSGAELPATTIQAVHRSDESGTTDNFTKYLSKTAEADWTFGNAKAWKAPGGTGAPKSDGVAALVKSTAGTISYVELSFAENSDLKKAKIKNGAGEYTELTGDSAGKTIAGAKIAGTGDDLKLDIDYATKEAGAYPIVLVTYEIACSKGSPKAAAIKGFLSYTASSGGQSALAELGYAPLPESVRAKVEASVAKIS from the coding sequence GTGAAGCTCCAGCGGTACTACGTTGCCGGCATTGCCTTGACGACCACTCTCGCGCTCGCCGCGTGCGGTTCCGACAACACCGACACGTCCGCCGCCCCGGGCGCCTCCGCGGCCAAGGGCAACTGCACCGCGGGTCAGTTGACGGCCCAGGGCTCGTCCGCGCAGAAGAACGCGATGGATGAGTGGATCAAGACCTACCAGGGTCAGTGCGGCGCCGACACCAAGATCGGCTACGAGAGCACCGGCTCCGGCGCCGGCATCCAGGCCTTCATCGCGGGCACCGCCGACTTCGTCGGCTCGGACTCCGCCCTCAAGCCGGAGGAGCAGCCGCAGGCCGACGCCAAGTGCCCCGGCGGCCAGGCGCTGCACCTGCCGATGGTGACCGGCCCCATCGCGGTCGTCTACAACGTCGACGGCGTCGAGAACCTCCAGCTCTCCGCCTCGACCCTGGCGAAGATCTTCAGCAACAAGATCACCAAGTGGAACGACCCGGCCATCGCCGCCGAGAACTCCGGCGCGGAGCTCCCGGCCACCACGATCCAGGCGGTGCACCGGTCGGACGAGTCGGGCACCACCGACAACTTCACCAAGTACCTGAGCAAGACCGCCGAGGCGGACTGGACGTTCGGCAACGCCAAGGCCTGGAAGGCGCCGGGCGGCACCGGCGCCCCCAAGTCCGACGGCGTCGCGGCGCTGGTCAAGAGCACTGCCGGCACCATCTCCTACGTCGAGCTGTCCTTCGCCGAGAACAGCGACCTGAAGAAGGCGAAGATCAAGAACGGCGCGGGCGAGTACACCGAGCTGACCGGCGACAGCGCCGGCAAGACCATCGCGGGCGCCAAGATCGCCGGCACCGGCGACGACCTCAAGCTCGACATCGACTACGCCACCAAGGAGGCCGGCGCCTACCCGATCGTCCTGGTCACCTACGAGATCGCGTGCAGCAAGGGCAGCCCGAAGGCCGCCGCCATCAAGGGCTTCCTGAGCTACACCGCCAGCTCGGGCGGCCAGTCGGCGCTCGCCGAGCTGGGCTACGCCCCGCTGCCGGAGTCGGTCCGCGCCAAGGTCGAGGCCTCGGTCGCGAAGATCTCCTGA
- a CDS encoding LmeA family phospholipid-binding protein produces the protein MADVHESTRPRKRWGRRLLITFLVLLAILAAAFVVADRVAASYAEKEIGDRVARQVSDRGATSEKPDVTVAGVPFLTQVLAGEYQEIKILLKNYSGPAGNGKTVKMPELDIRAKDVTAPLDTIRSGKGDIVAGTVTGTGTIGYADLAELIGREGITISEKDGKLVGSAPVEALGQTFNVSGTATLEVRDGVVQVRFTDVTAQGLPDVPLVRNLIDDYAKNLALDLKVPALPMGLQVQKVEPRSEGLVVTTGASDVPLSSGGL, from the coding sequence GTGGCAGACGTGCACGAGTCGACACGGCCGCGCAAGCGCTGGGGCCGGCGGCTGTTGATCACCTTCCTGGTGCTGCTGGCCATCCTCGCCGCGGCCTTCGTGGTGGCGGACCGGGTCGCGGCCTCGTACGCGGAGAAGGAGATCGGCGATCGTGTCGCCCGGCAGGTCAGCGACCGGGGGGCGACGTCGGAGAAGCCGGACGTGACGGTGGCCGGGGTGCCGTTCCTGACCCAGGTGCTCGCGGGTGAGTATCAGGAGATCAAGATCCTGCTGAAGAACTACTCCGGCCCGGCCGGCAACGGCAAGACCGTCAAGATGCCGGAGCTCGACATCCGGGCGAAGGACGTGACCGCGCCGCTGGACACCATCCGCTCCGGCAAGGGCGACATCGTGGCGGGCACGGTCACCGGCACCGGCACGATCGGCTACGCCGACCTCGCCGAGCTGATCGGCCGCGAGGGGATCACGATCAGCGAGAAGGACGGCAAGCTGGTCGGCTCGGCGCCGGTCGAGGCGCTCGGCCAGACCTTCAACGTCTCGGGTACGGCGACACTCGAGGTCAGGGACGGCGTCGTGCAGGTGCGGTTCACCGACGTCACCGCGCAGGGACTGCCCGACGTGCCGCTGGTGCGCAACCTCATCGACGACTACGCCAAGAACCTGGCGCTCGATCTCAAGGTGCCCGCCCTGCCGATGGGGCTCCAGGTGCAGAAGGTGGAACCCCGTTCCGAGGGCCTGGTCGTCACCACCGGGGCAAGCGATGTGCCGCTGAGCTCCGGAGGACTGTGA
- a CDS encoding winged helix-turn-helix transcriptional regulator, which produces MEILLLVTARAGEPSAVLPALDLLPHSVRTAPRDVRTLVSGPSPDAVLIDARTELSEARATCRMLHATGSGVPLFAVVTEAGLIALNADWGVDDVILAGAGPAEVEARLRLGVGRLNNATAAGGGSIRAGELTIDPDTYAAKLKGRPLDLTYKEFELLKFLAQHPGRVFTRDQLLREVWGYDYFGGTRTVDVHVRRLRAKLGSEYESMIGTVRQVGYKFVAPPTGRQLPDNEPVSLPV; this is translated from the coding sequence GTGGAAATCCTCCTGTTGGTGACGGCCCGCGCGGGTGAGCCCTCCGCCGTGCTCCCCGCCCTGGACCTGCTGCCCCACTCCGTGCGCACCGCGCCCCGCGACGTGCGCACGCTGGTGTCGGGTCCCAGCCCCGACGCCGTGCTGATCGACGCGCGGACGGAGCTCTCCGAGGCCCGTGCCACCTGCCGGATGCTGCACGCGACCGGCAGCGGTGTGCCACTGTTCGCGGTGGTCACCGAGGCGGGCCTGATCGCCCTGAACGCGGACTGGGGCGTCGACGACGTCATCCTGGCCGGTGCCGGGCCGGCCGAGGTCGAGGCCCGGCTGCGCCTGGGCGTCGGCCGGCTGAACAACGCCACCGCCGCCGGCGGCGGTTCGATCCGGGCCGGCGAGCTCACCATCGACCCCGACACGTACGCCGCGAAGCTCAAGGGCCGCCCGCTCGATCTCACCTACAAGGAGTTCGAGCTGCTCAAGTTCCTGGCGCAGCACCCCGGCCGGGTCTTCACCCGCGACCAGTTGCTGCGCGAGGTCTGGGGCTACGACTACTTCGGCGGCACCCGCACGGTCGACGTGCACGTGCGGCGGCTGCGCGCCAAGCTCGGCTCGGAGTACGAGTCGATGATCGGCACCGTGCGCCAGGTCGGCTACAAGTTCGTGGCGCCGCCCACCGGCCGCCAACTGCCCGACAACGAGCCCGTCTCCCTGCCGGTCTAA
- a CDS encoding sialidase family protein, with translation MRAGDMDHLYLEYQDCAVKPCRRMLAATSDRGRTWRKQPLPVDEKQRPTSVVLVHRTLVIATAEGFPRPAVLPTPEYWASTDAGVTWHRSTVSEVHDLPLGWLVRQGRDGMFAFDPATGNVAWIRENPREPRPFGRFGSILDTVPAGAGLWSVHPGRGRGVLKVSQDGGRTWDTRTLPDLKHLDGLSVYGSPSVVTVDGQTVYAMRRGRTRMQLVASVDGGRTWEDRATVELGGPLLTVLPIDDRTVIVEGLHGTYRSTDQGRTFTRVGPSLGARGHAIPGGFTIPTNNNEYSAWVSADGAEWTYVKRPEVP, from the coding sequence ATGCGGGCCGGCGACATGGACCACCTCTACCTGGAGTACCAGGACTGCGCGGTCAAACCCTGCCGGAGGATGCTGGCCGCCACCAGCGACCGCGGGCGCACCTGGCGCAAGCAGCCGCTGCCGGTGGACGAGAAGCAGAGGCCGACATCCGTCGTGCTGGTGCACCGCACTCTCGTGATCGCGACCGCCGAAGGGTTCCCCCGGCCCGCGGTCCTGCCCACCCCGGAGTACTGGGCCAGTACCGATGCCGGGGTCACCTGGCACCGGTCGACGGTCAGCGAGGTCCACGACCTGCCGCTCGGCTGGTTGGTGCGTCAGGGCCGGGACGGGATGTTCGCCTTCGATCCGGCCACCGGGAACGTGGCCTGGATCAGGGAGAACCCGCGCGAACCCCGGCCCTTCGGGCGATTCGGCTCGATCCTCGACACCGTGCCGGCTGGCGCCGGGCTCTGGTCAGTGCACCCCGGCCGCGGAAGGGGTGTCCTCAAGGTCAGCCAAGACGGCGGACGGACCTGGGACACGCGGACGCTGCCGGACCTGAAGCACCTGGACGGGCTCTCGGTGTACGGCTCGCCCTCGGTGGTCACCGTCGACGGCCAGACGGTCTACGCCATGCGGAGGGGCCGGACCAGGATGCAGTTGGTCGCCAGCGTCGACGGCGGGCGGACCTGGGAAGATCGCGCGACGGTCGAGCTCGGCGGCCCGCTGCTGACCGTGCTGCCGATCGACGACCGCACCGTGATCGTGGAAGGTCTGCACGGCACCTACCGCAGCACCGACCAGGGGCGGACGTTCACCAGGGTGGGGCCCTCGCTCGGCGCCCGCGGGCACGCCATCCCCGGGGGCTTCACCATTCCGACGAACAACAACGAGTACAGCGCCTGGGTCTCCGCGGACGGCGCCGAATGGACGTACGTGAAGCGCCCCGAAGTCCCCTGA
- a CDS encoding Ms5788A family Cys-rich leader peptide, translated as MSLLLTKRRAVDLCRVAACLCCPVR; from the coding sequence ATGAGCCTGTTGCTCACCAAGAGGCGCGCGGTCGACCTGTGCCGCGTGGCCGCCTGCCTGTGTTGCCCCGTCCGCTGA
- a CDS encoding Gfo/Idh/MocA family protein, protein MTTRWGILGTGGIAATFASDLALVPGAALAAVGSRSPEPAAAFATRHGFARSHGSWAALAADPDVDVIYVATPHAFHREAAMTCLAGGKAVLCEKPLTLDLATSEQLVQEARARGLFLMEAMWMRCNPAIRKALALVRDGAIGDVVTIHADLGLRGPFAATHRLRDPALGGGALLDLGVYLAHLTHLFLGNPSTTQSWARLTPEGVDETTGMLLGYDPAAVAALTCSISGASRNAASITGTRGRIDLPEGFYAPRSFILHRDDTETFGFPFEGNGFQYEAIEVQRCLAEGLLESPLVPHAATLEVMTLLDAVRAEIGVVYGS, encoded by the coding sequence ATGACCACGCGCTGGGGCATCCTGGGCACCGGCGGCATCGCCGCCACCTTCGCGTCCGACCTCGCGCTGGTCCCCGGCGCCGCGCTCGCCGCGGTCGGCTCCCGCAGCCCCGAGCCGGCCGCCGCCTTCGCCACCCGGCACGGCTTCGCCCGCTCCCACGGCTCCTGGGCCGCCCTGGCGGCGGACCCGGACGTCGACGTCATCTACGTGGCGACGCCGCACGCCTTCCACCGCGAGGCGGCGATGACCTGCCTGGCCGGCGGCAAGGCGGTGCTCTGCGAGAAGCCGTTGACGCTGGACCTGGCCACGTCGGAGCAACTCGTCCAGGAGGCGCGCGCCCGCGGGCTGTTCCTGATGGAAGCCATGTGGATGCGCTGCAATCCGGCGATCCGCAAGGCCCTGGCCCTCGTCCGCGACGGCGCCATCGGCGACGTCGTGACCATCCACGCCGACCTGGGCCTGCGCGGGCCGTTCGCGGCCACGCACCGCCTGCGCGACCCCGCCCTCGGCGGCGGGGCCCTGCTCGACCTCGGCGTCTACCTGGCCCACCTGACGCACCTGTTCCTGGGCAACCCGTCGACGACGCAGAGCTGGGCCCGCCTCACCCCGGAGGGCGTCGACGAGACCACCGGCATGCTGCTCGGCTACGACCCGGCCGCGGTGGCCGCCCTGACCTGCAGCATCTCCGGCGCCTCCCGCAACGCCGCCTCCATCACCGGCACACGCGGCCGGATCGACCTGCCGGAGGGCTTCTACGCGCCGAGGTCCTTCATCCTGCACCGCGACGACACCGAGACCTTCGGCTTCCCGTTCGAGGGCAACGGCTTCCAGTACGAGGCGATCGAGGTGCAGCGCTGCCTGGCCGAGGGGCTGCTGGAGAGCCCGCTCGTCCCGCACGCGGCCACGCTGGAGGTCATGACCCTGCTCGACGCCGTCCGCGCCGAGATCGGCGTCGTCTACGGGTCCTGA
- a CDS encoding NUDIX hydrolase: MGEDRGVSRVIPLPPAMVQKARDFRGTPAEARAAATVVLVHPETFEVYVLRRAATMVFGGVHAFPGGRVDPGDRPDTVRKDWADRLGVPGEQARAVVGAAARELFEEAGVLLAGPVGEPDRTVGDVTGDDWEADRRAVAARELTMTDLLARRGLRLRDDLLFPWARWITPEFEPKRFDTWFFVALLPEAQTARDVSGEAEATTWISPAAADDLAMLPPTRVTLDQLSAYGNVQDLVAATASRNAAVPVMPRVELTDDGGAVVRI; this comes from the coding sequence ATGGGGGAGGATCGGGGCGTGAGCCGTGTGATCCCTTTGCCCCCTGCCATGGTCCAGAAGGCCCGCGACTTCCGCGGCACACCCGCTGAGGCCCGCGCCGCGGCCACCGTCGTGCTCGTGCACCCCGAGACCTTCGAGGTGTACGTCCTCAGGCGCGCCGCCACGATGGTCTTCGGCGGGGTCCACGCGTTCCCCGGTGGCCGCGTCGATCCCGGCGACCGCCCCGACACCGTACGCAAGGACTGGGCGGACCGCCTCGGCGTGCCCGGGGAGCAGGCGCGGGCCGTCGTCGGCGCCGCCGCGCGCGAGCTGTTCGAGGAGGCGGGCGTGCTGCTGGCCGGCCCGGTCGGCGAACCGGACCGCACGGTCGGCGACGTGACCGGCGACGACTGGGAGGCGGACCGCCGCGCCGTGGCGGCCCGGGAGCTCACCATGACGGACCTGCTGGCCCGGCGCGGGCTGCGGCTGCGCGACGACCTGCTGTTCCCGTGGGCGCGCTGGATCACCCCGGAGTTCGAGCCCAAGCGCTTCGACACCTGGTTCTTCGTCGCCCTGCTGCCGGAGGCCCAGACGGCGCGGGACGTGTCCGGCGAGGCCGAGGCGACCACCTGGATCAGCCCGGCGGCCGCCGACGACCTGGCCATGCTGCCGCCGACGCGGGTGACACTGGACCAGCTTTCCGCGTACGGAAATGTGCAGGATCTGGTCGCGGCGACCGCGAGCAGAAACGCCGCCGTGCCGGTCATGCCCCGGGTGGAGCTGACCGACGACGGCGGCGCGGTGGTCCGGATCTAG
- the pstB gene encoding phosphate ABC transporter ATP-binding protein PstB — protein MAKRITASNVSSYYGSFKAIDSISMTVEPKTITALIGPSGCGKSTFLRSINRMHEVLPGARIEGRLTIDDQNIYDPDVDVTAVRRMIGMVFQRPNPFPTMSIYENVIAGLKLNGVKKKAVLDEAAEKSLKSANLWDEVKDRLNRPGAGLSGGQQQRLCIARTIAVEPQVVLMDEPCSALDPISTLAIEDLMFKLKDRFTIIIVTHNMQQAARVSDKTGFFSIDKTGDPGRLIEYDDTQKIFSNPSERKTEDYITGRFG, from the coding sequence ATGGCCAAGCGCATCACGGCGAGCAACGTCTCGTCCTACTACGGCTCGTTCAAGGCGATCGACAGCATCTCGATGACCGTCGAGCCCAAGACGATCACCGCCCTGATCGGCCCATCCGGCTGCGGCAAGTCGACGTTCCTGCGGTCCATCAACCGCATGCACGAGGTGCTCCCGGGCGCCCGCATCGAGGGCCGGTTGACCATCGACGACCAGAACATCTACGACCCGGACGTCGACGTCACCGCCGTACGCCGCATGATCGGCATGGTCTTCCAGCGCCCCAACCCGTTCCCCACGATGTCGATCTACGAGAACGTGATCGCGGGCCTCAAGCTCAACGGCGTCAAGAAGAAGGCGGTGCTGGACGAGGCCGCCGAGAAGTCGCTGAAGTCGGCGAACCTCTGGGATGAGGTCAAGGACCGGCTGAACCGTCCGGGCGCCGGCCTCTCCGGCGGCCAGCAGCAGCGGCTGTGCATCGCCCGTACCATCGCGGTCGAGCCGCAGGTCGTGCTCATGGACGAGCCCTGCTCGGCGCTCGACCCGATCTCGACGCTGGCGATCGAGGACCTGATGTTCAAGCTGAAGGACCGCTTCACGATCATCATCGTCACGCACAACATGCAGCAGGCCGCCCGGGTCAGCGACAAGACCGGCTTCTTCTCGATCGACAAGACCGGCGATCCGGGCCGCCTCATCGAGTACGACGACACCCAGAAGATCTTCAGCAACCCGTCGGAGCGCAAGACCGAGGACTACATCACCGGCCGCTTCGGCTAG
- the mshD gene encoding mycothiol synthase — translation MTHVRSTNRLTPAEVADVLALATAAEEADGVSPLSEEGVLGLRSTTHRHLLALAEDGDLTGYAYLAGTAGELVVHPKHRLRGTGTALLAAAGPGERQFWAHGDEPAARAFAEKAGFTRSRVLWQMRRPLTDLPEVPLPEDVRVRAFVPGTDDTAWLGVNARAFAHHPEQGRWTQEDLRLRLAEPWFDPEGFLLAVDPADGRLLGFHWTKVHPASAGEPAIGEIYIIGVDPGGGHRRGLGAALSVAGLRHLAGRGLSDVLLYVDESNPAAVALYRRLGFEIHTTDVQYHRS, via the coding sequence ATGACGCACGTCCGGTCCACGAACCGGCTCACCCCCGCCGAGGTGGCCGACGTGCTCGCGCTGGCCACCGCGGCCGAGGAAGCCGACGGGGTCAGCCCGCTCTCCGAGGAGGGCGTGCTCGGCCTTCGTAGTACGACGCACCGGCACCTGCTCGCCCTCGCCGAGGACGGTGATCTCACGGGGTACGCGTACCTCGCCGGAACGGCCGGCGAGCTGGTCGTGCACCCGAAGCACCGGCTGCGCGGGACCGGCACCGCCCTGCTCGCCGCGGCCGGACCGGGCGAGCGGCAGTTCTGGGCGCACGGCGACGAGCCGGCAGCCCGCGCGTTCGCCGAGAAGGCGGGCTTCACCCGTTCCCGGGTCCTGTGGCAGATGCGCCGCCCGCTCACCGACCTGCCCGAAGTGCCCCTCCCCGAGGACGTCCGAGTACGCGCCTTCGTGCCGGGCACCGACGACACCGCGTGGCTGGGCGTCAACGCCCGGGCCTTCGCGCACCACCCGGAGCAGGGCCGCTGGACGCAGGAGGACCTGCGGCTGCGGTTGGCCGAGCCGTGGTTCGACCCGGAGGGCTTCCTGCTCGCGGTCGACCCCGCCGACGGCCGCCTGCTCGGCTTCCACTGGACCAAGGTGCATCCGGCGTCGGCCGGCGAACCGGCGATCGGCGAGATCTACATCATCGGGGTGGACCCCGGCGGTGGGCATCGGCGCGGGCTCGGCGCGGCCCTGAGCGTGGCCGGCCTGCGCCACCTCGCGGGACGCGGCCTGAGCGACGTCCTGCTCTACGTCGACGAGTCGAATCCGGCCGCGGTCGCCCTCTACCGCCGTCTCGGCTTCGAGATCCACACCACCGACGTGCAGTACCACCGTTCCTGA
- the pstC gene encoding phosphate ABC transporter permease subunit PstC yields MGDYPSRSADSSAGVSGVTHTRYAGNGVSPIPPNDRPPLGGGGGLPTKARFSMESGFRGISTAAGAMVLVIIVAIAIFLVSKAVPALSANTENFLTYKAWFPNETAPRFGIAALAFGTLLSSVIALIVAVPIALGIALFLSHYAPKRLATPLGFTIDLLAAVPSVVFGLWGRDVFSQPVEDLSVWLNKYFGWLPIFGGDGPFGRSILLGGLVLAIMVLPIVTSLSREVFQQTPGMNEEAALALGATKWEMIRTAVLPYGKPGVIAAVMLGLGRALGETIALALTLGTTFTISFNLIESGGNSIAANIANTFGEATGTGRGALIASGLILFAITLVVNMAARAIIYRRREFRDSAA; encoded by the coding sequence ATGGGTGACTATCCCTCCCGCTCGGCGGACTCCAGCGCCGGCGTATCGGGTGTGACACACACCCGATACGCCGGCAACGGCGTATCGCCGATCCCTCCCAACGACCGCCCACCGCTGGGTGGCGGGGGTGGCCTGCCCACGAAGGCGCGGTTCTCCATGGAGAGCGGCTTCCGGGGTATCAGCACCGCCGCCGGTGCAATGGTGCTCGTCATCATCGTGGCCATCGCGATCTTCCTGGTCAGCAAGGCGGTGCCCGCGCTCAGCGCGAACACCGAGAACTTCCTGACCTACAAGGCCTGGTTCCCCAACGAGACCGCGCCCCGGTTCGGCATCGCCGCGCTCGCGTTCGGCACCTTGCTGTCGTCCGTCATCGCGCTGATCGTCGCCGTGCCGATCGCCCTGGGCATCGCGCTCTTCCTGTCGCACTACGCGCCGAAGCGGCTGGCAACGCCGCTCGGCTTCACCATCGACCTGCTCGCGGCCGTGCCGAGCGTCGTGTTCGGCCTGTGGGGACGCGACGTCTTCTCCCAGCCGGTGGAGGACCTCTCGGTCTGGCTGAACAAGTACTTCGGCTGGCTGCCCATCTTCGGTGGCGACGGCCCGTTCGGCCGCTCGATCCTGCTGGGCGGCCTGGTGCTGGCGATCATGGTGCTGCCGATCGTCACGTCGCTGTCGCGCGAGGTCTTTCAGCAGACGCCCGGCATGAACGAGGAGGCGGCGCTCGCACTCGGCGCCACCAAGTGGGAGATGATCCGCACGGCGGTGCTGCCGTACGGCAAGCCCGGCGTCATCGCGGCGGTCATGCTCGGCCTGGGCCGCGCGCTCGGCGAGACCATCGCCCTGGCGCTGACCCTCGGCACCACCTTCACCATCTCGTTCAACCTGATCGAGAGCGGCGGCAACTCGATCGCCGCGAACATCGCCAACACCTTCGGCGAGGCCACCGGCACCGGCCGCGGCGCACTGATCGCTTCCGGCCTGATCCTCTTCGCCATTACGCTGGTGGTCAACATGGCCGCGCGGGCGATCATCTACCGCCGCCGCGAGTTCCGGGACAGTGCCGCATGA